The Ichthyobacterium seriolicida sequence TTCCTTATTCTTAAAAAGAGATCTCATGAGAAGGAGAAATAAATAATCAGAAATTTAAACAAGGGTTTCTTATTTAGAGATTTTAGTTAGATTAATAAACGGAGTTAAGACAGGCATTGCTGACGATTGGATGATTAATAGAGGGTTTTTTAAGCGAAAAACTTGTAAGCAATAAGTCCAGAAATGATATTGGTTAGAAAATTAGCGAAACTTCTATGTCTAGAATGCTCTATCTGGACACTATCCCTTAGAGTGTGTAAATAAAAAATGACATATTTTTTTGTTTTTATTCATAGTCGAACTCTTTCGTCAAAAATAGTTAAAAATTGATTTAGGATTATTCCTCAATTCAGTATCGGTTTGGATCATTTTTTTGTAGCCTCTCTCAGAGCTAAAAAAGTAGAAAATCCCATATTTTCTTCTTTAGTGTTTATCTTGGAAATCTTCTCCTGAACATCATAGAGGTGTTTGAGTTCTGAAGGCTTGAGCTGATCTTTCATGTCTCTCTTAGCTTTGTTTATTAGCTTATGGTATTTATTTTCTGAATATTCTCATTTGATGTGCTTAAAACATTACCACTATCATCGTAGGTGTATAACGAGTTTATCTTAGCTGTATAGTAGGCTATTAAAATAGCTAGATCGTTTACCAAGCCCTCATTAAAAGCTATGCACCTATCTACCAAGGTCTCACCTGAATTATGGGGATTTAAAAACTCAATACGGGTATTATTATCAGGCAATGCATCATCGGGGTTGTTTTTATTCTACTCTGCTAATAGCTCTCTTCAACCTAGGTCTTTTGAATACTTATAAACTATTGATTTGCTTATATTAAAGTCTTCAGCAAGCTTTTTAACCCTATCGGGCTAACTCATGCCATTGGGATATGAAAAAAAGTTTGAGTGTATTTTTTTGATTTTGTTGAATGATCCTACGAAGTTTTTTTCATTAAGAAAATACTTATTTTTAGTTATATCCTATTTAAGATAATAAATAGATAGTTATATTTCTCCAATAGAAAAAGAGCCTAATTTAGAGTGTCGTTAAGATTTAATTCTTTTTTTAAAAACATAGTCGTAGAACTCTCAGTATTTTCTGCTATGCTCTCTGGAGTGCCAAAACACACTATATTCCCACCTTCTACTCCTCCTTTGGGACCTATATCTATTATGTGATCAACTACTTTTATCACATCCATATTATGCTCTATTACAATAACTGTATTTTGCTTTTCTACTAGTTTATTGAGTATATCTAACAACACTTTTATATCTTCAAAATGCAAGCCTGTGGTTGGCTCATCCAAAATATAAAGAGTTTTGCCCGTATGTCTTTTAGATAATTCTAAAGCTAATTTCAAACGTTGTGCCTCTCCTCCTGAGATAGTATTAGATGGCTGACCAAGGGTGATATATCCCAAACCCACATCTCTCATGGTTTTTAACTTCTTATATACCTTAGGTATATTTTTGAAGAAATCTACAGCAGTATTTACAGTCATATTTAAGACGTCCGAAATAGATTTGCCCTTGTATTTTATCTCTAAAGTTTCTCTATTAAACCTATTACCATTGCAAGATTCACAACACACGTAAACGTCTGGCAAAAAATGCATCTCCAAAGTGCTTACACCTGCTCCCTTACAAGATTCGCATCTCCCTCCAGGTACATTAAAAGAAAAACGACCAGATTTATATCCCCTTATCTTTGAATCTGGTAACACAGAAAAAACAGATCTTATATCGGACAATACCCCCACATAAGTAGCTGGATTAGAACGAGGAGTACGACCTATAGGATCCTGATTTACATTTACTACTTTGTCGATATTTTCAATCCCCTCGATAGAACCATATGACAATGGTTCCTTGACAGAATTATAAAAATGCTTACTCAAAATTGGATATAAAGTGCCGTTTATAAGACTCGACTTACCACTTCCAGAAACACCTGTTATACATATCATCTTTCCCAATGGGAAAACCACATCTATATTTTTGAGATTATTTCCTTTAGCTCCTTTTAAAATCAAATCTTTTCCTGTACCACATCTTCTCTTTTCAGGAATTTCTATAGCCTTACTATTATTCAAATACTGAGCCGTTAAAGTACTCTGACTCTTAATATCTTCTAAAGTGCCTTGAGCGACTATCTCTCCTCCTTTCACCCCTGCAAAGGGCCCCATGTCTAATATGTAATCTGAATGTTCCATTACCTCTTTGTCATGTTCTACCACTATTACACTATTGCCTAAATCCCTCAATTTCTTTAGAGAACTAATCAGCTTTATGTTGTCTATTTGATGTAGACCTATGCTAGGTTCATCCAAGATGTAAGTTACCCCTACAAGCTGCGAACCTATCTGAGTGGTTAACCTAATTCTTTGAGCCTCCCCTCCCGAAAGAGTATCTGAAGTCCTGCTCAACGAGAGATATCCTAAACCCAAATCAATTAAAAAATTTACCCTAAGGGATATTTCCTTTAATATCTCCCGCGCAATCAGATTTTGTCTTTGATTTAAAAAATCAGGTATTTTTTTTATGAAATCAATAGAAGTCAATAAATCTAATTGTGATAATTCTGAAATGTTCTTATCCATTATTTTAAAACTCAGAGATATTTTATTTAATCTGAGCCCTTTACACTGCGGGCAAATAGTCTTATCTATATATTTCTCTGCCCATCGTTTTAGAGTAGGAGAATCTGAATTATTGTAATTATCACTTATAAAATTAGCAATACCTTTAAAATCTATATAAAAATCTTTGGAAACACCTATGTTGCCTATTTCTTTGGAAACCTTTTTATTCCCTCCATACAAGATGATATCTATGGCTTCTTTTGGAAAATTTTTTATAGGAGTATCAAAAGTCAGATCATATACAGATAGTATTATACCTATCTCATCGTAAATCCAACTCTTGTTTTTTCCAACTAAAGGTGTTATCCCCCCTTGTTTTATACTCTTTTCTAAATCTGTAATTATTTTTCTCTCGTCTACACCATAGCTATAACCCAAGCCTTTACAATCAGGACAACTGCCCTTGGGAGAATTAAAAGAAAAAAAGTTAGGTTCAGCAGTAGAATAAGATATCCCTGTAGTAGGGCACATTAGTTTCCTGCTGAAATAGACGAAATTCTTTGCTTTAGAATCGTATAATTTCATAACCCCTTCTCCGTTGTCCAAAGCCGTTTTTACACTTGCTGATATCCTGTTGATATTAGCCTTATTGATACTGAGTTTATCGATTACTATATCTATATCGTGAAGTTTATATCTATCTAATTGTAGATCTTTTGTTATTTCTATTAATTCATTATCGACAAAAGCTTGTATAAATCCTCTTTTAGAAATTTTTTCGAATAGCTCTCTGTAATGGCCTTTTCTAGATCTCACTACTGAAGAGAGTATATAAACCATTTTACCGTCGTTTTTTTCTAGTATGTTTTCTACTATTTCCTCATCGGTATAAGAGACCATCTTTTCAGAGGTTTCATAGGAATAGGCATCTGCACAACGAGCGTACAAGACGCGTAGAAAATCATATATCTCTGTAATCGTACCGACTGTAGAACGAGGATTTTTATAAACAGTCTTTTGGTCTATGGAAATAACTGGAGATAGCCCATCTATCTTATCCACATTAGGGCGTTCCATAATACCTAAGAATTTTCTGCCATAGGCAGAGAAAGTTTCTATATACCTCCTCTGACCCTCGGCGTAAATAGTATCAAAGGCGAGTGAAGACTTCCCACTGCCACTCAAACCAGTGATTACAACCAATTTGTTTTTAGGTATTTTTACATCTATGTTTTTTAGATTATGCTCTTTGGCACCTAAGACGACTATAAATTCACTTTGCATACTATTCTTTTTTCTATCTCAAGGAATTTAAGTCAAATTAGAGACGACATAAAATCTTCCAAGGAATTGATCTCATTAATCTCAATAGCTCCCTTTCCCGTCCAAAAAGATTGGTATTCTCTCATAGATTTCCCCTTGGCAAAATTTCTAATACCCTTAGTGGCATAATGCAAAAATGGATATTCTACTTTGCCTTTTATCTCTAATGACGACAGTTTGTTTTTGATACCCTTTGCCATCTTGCCAGTAATGCTACTTGTAAATATAATATCATCTTGGTTTTTTGTCTCTACTAACACATTTTTATATAAATCATTGGCTGTGCTCTCTTGGGTCATTAAAAAACCCGTTCCTATTTGAACTCCATCATAGCTGTCATTCAAAGCACTTTTAACTCCAGATTTATCTATTACTCCACCAGATTTAATTATATAAATACTAGGATATTCTCTTTTCAAATTATCAACTGATAAAAAATCACTATGAGAACTCTCACTTATAAAGCCTCCTACATGACCTCCTGCATCAGAATTTTGAAAGACAATTACATCTGATCCTCCGTCACTGACAGCTATTTTAAGCTCTTCTAAATTATTGATAGTGGTCATTATCCTTACACCAGCCCTCTTTAATTTTTCTATATCATCACTGTTGAATATTCCAAATGTGGTGCTCAAAATTCTCACCTTATGATCAATAGTTAATTGTACAATTTCAGAGACTTTAGATTGTGATGGAATATCAAAAAAGTCAGATTCATACATCCCTATTTCTCTTTCAATACTAATGATCTCTTCTGGTTTTTTGAGATTTAACAGATTGTATTCATTATAATCTGCAAATACATTTACCTGAAATGAATGCGATGTCTTACTCTTAACTTCAACTATAAATTTTTCTATATCGTCAATAGTTAGGTATCCACTTGGAATGCTTCCCAACATACCAAAATTTGAAACCTTCGAGACAACCTCTGGACTTATTATCCCGCCAGCCATAGGCGCCTGTATAATAGGATACTTAATTTTCAATCTCTCACAAAGGCTATTATCACTCATAATTTTAATTTTTAAATTATCTAGAACCCTCGAAAATAACTGTAGATTTTTAAATTTAAATCTAAAACTATATAAAACTACCTAATAAATGTGAAGCCACCTTATTGTTGTCGTACAAAAATGTAGATATCATATTGGGCCTGCCCAATACCAGTGTGAAATATTTAGATCCTTCGGTAATAAGACCCAAACCGTATATATTTTCACAGACTTTACCACTCTCGGTTTTTATCCTATGAGTTTTGTCTATTTCTAAACCACCATGAAAAAAATCACCATATCTAAATAGTTTATATCTCTTAGAAATATTACTGATGAGCAAATCCTTACTATTTCTATAATTCAAAGATGGTATTCTGGCTTTTATCAAAGAATCTACTTCTACCTCATTATTTTCTCTGTCGTATGTGCTATAAAGCATGTATTTATCACCTTTGTTAATCTTAGGATATTTGGCGTATTCTATACTGCAAACCCCAGCTTCTATCAAGGCTTCTAGCTGCTGTAATCTCATATATGGCGGACCTACACATATTTTATTAAAAATAGATTGCCATGCTGATATAAAATCTTGATAACTCTCACGTGTCAGACCTTTGTATTCCACAGCATATCTCAAAACATCTCTGATATCTCTGATAATATCCTGACAGAATTTATAAGGGCTATTAAATTTACCTAATCGACATTGTTGAATATCCCAACGCAGATAATCCATAAAGCTGTCTCTGAACTCCTTTGGAGAGGAGGTATTGAGATTTCTCTCTGGAGCAAAAAACTTGTCTATATCTAATTCTCCCTCGCCTCCCCTATCCTTGTAAGCAAATTCTAATTCTTTTACTACAAGAGGTAATATATTACTTCTAAAATCTAGTTTAGCATTATTCTTTTTGAGCAAATCCACAGCTTCTTTAGTGAAGAATCTCGGTGTATAGATATACTCAGTATCTGAATTATAAGCTCTGCCAGATAAGAACACCCCCGAACGAGAAAATAAGTATATCTGTGGTTCTTTTCCACTAGGAATATATTTTAACTTACCATTGTCTATATCTTGAAAGATGCCGCCTGCCCCTTCGGTGAGTTCACTAATAATATCAAAGGCTGTAAGCCCCATGCCTTGTATGGCAATAGAGAATTTATCTGTTTTTCTACTTAGCTCTCCAATCTTTGATATATCCTTGAAATACTCGTATTGGGATTGTTCAAAAGTCTGATGCCCATTACACAAAACACATTTGCAAACTAAATACTCATTTTGAGTAGTGTATATTTTAACGCCATTTTCACACTCTACAATATCTATTGCTTCTTCATTTTTTTCGTGAAATACAATATTATTGTCAATCATACGTTTTTTCTGCTCCCGATAGAAATGATTGAGATATTCTCCCAAATCCTTTCTAGAGAGATAATCTCCTTTATCTACATTCTGTGATTTGTTTTCAAAATACCATTCATAGAGGTTAGGCCCTTCATATATAGGATCGCAATCCCCCATCTCTTGACCAAAATACATGGTCACTTGACTGGCTACTGTGTTTATCTTGATATGTTGAGAGATTTTAGGATCGTGGCACCCCGATCCCAAGTGTTTATTTTTAAAAATTAAAAATAACTCTATTTTATCAGTAATTTTTAATTCAATGACATGAGAAACAATGCGCTCTAGAAGGGATGTTCCCCTAGGCCCCATACCAACAATAGCCAAACGCATATTGATCCGTTTATATTATCGATTCAGGTGTTTGAACCTCATAAATTTATAAATGGGCATTTATTTTTTTCTCTAATTCTTCTTTACTAGCTACCCCAACGTGTTTGTCTACCACTTCTCCATTTTTTATTATCAAAATGGTAGGAACGCTTCTAACTCCATATTTCCCAGCTGTCTCTTGGTTGTTATCTACGTCTAATTTTCCTACTATTGCTTTTCCTTTGAACTCTTCATGCAGCTCGTCTATTATTGGCGATAGTGTTTTACATGGACCACACCAAGTAGCTGAAAAATCTACAAGAGATACTTTGTCTGAATTTAATATCTCTTCTTGAAAATTTGAATCTGTTATTTCAAATGCCATAATAATTGTGCTTTTTTAGTTTAAAAACTGCGAATTTACGACTTTATACATTAAAATTTAAGTTACTTTTTTTTCTAAATTAGCGCCCCTATTAATCTCACCTTTTCATGAAAAAAATAAGAGTCAGATTCGCTCCGAGTCCTACGGGACCGTTGCATTTGGGAGGAGTCCGTACTGCGCTTTACAACTACTTATTCGCCAAAAAACACAATGGAGATTTTATCCTTAGAATAGAGGATACAGACGCTAATAGATTTGTAGAGGGAGCAGAGAAATACATCAAAGAATCTTTAGAGTGGTGTGGAATAAAAATAGATGAAGGAGATGATATAGGTGGGAATTACGGTCCGTACAAACAATCCAAAAGGAAGGATATATATAAAAAATTTGCCGATCTTTTAATAGATAAAGGGCATGCCTATTACGCTTTTGACACACCTGAAGAATTAGAACAGATGAGAGATAGGGTAAAGAAGTCTGGTGGCAAGACTTGGCAATACAACAGTATTACCAGGGGTTCTATGAAAAACTCTCTGACCCTTCCAAGAGAAGATGTGGAAAATAGATTGAAAAATAATGATCAATACGTAATAAGAATAAAGTTAAACAGGGATGAGGACATAAAGTTTTTAGATGAGATAAGGGGATGGGTATCAGTAAACACCAATAATATGGATGATAAGATCTTATTTAAAGGAGACGGTATGCCTACCTATCACTTAGCTAATGTGGTCGATGATCATCTAATGGAAATAACCCATGTGATCCGTGGGGAAGAATGGTTGCCATCGGCTCCCTTGCATGTAGTCCTCTATAAGTACTTTGGTTGGGAAGCCCCAAGTCTTTCTCACTTGCCTCTGATTTTAAAGCCTGATGCAAATGGAAAACTCAGTAAAAGAGATGGGGATCGTTTGGGTTTTTCGGTATTCCCTATAGATTGGATCGACCCCGACACCAAGGAGAAATATTCTGGATACAGAGAGCAGGGATTCATGCCCGACGCCTTTATAAATATGTTAGCCCTACTGGGTTGGAATCCTGGAACTCCTCAGGAAATATTTTCCATGGAAGAATTAATAGATAGTTTTTCTCTAGATAGAGTAGGAAAAACAGGCGCAAAATTTGATTTTGAAAAGACAAAGTGGTTTAATCACAAGTATATAGTAAATACCGATAATGAAGTTCTAGCAGAAAAACTCAATCCTTTAATAGAAGAGAAAAAAATAGATATTCCCAAAGACAAACTGATTAAGATCTGCGGAATAATGAAAGAGCGAGCTACTTTTATACCAGATATACTACAAGAAGGGAGGTATTTATTTGAAAGACCTGATTATAAGAGTATAGAAATATCAGAAAAGCATAAAAAAAATCTACACTTTATGCCTGAACTAAAAGAGTTATTAGAGGGTTGTGATATTTTCACATCAGATAAGCTGAATCTTATATTCAAAAAATTCTTAGAAGATAGGGGGTTAGCCTTCAGCGGTGCAGGTCCTATTTTCAGATTATGCATTACAGGGGTAAGTACAGGCCCATCTTTATTTGAGATATGTGAAATTCTAGAAAAGAGAGAAGTGATAGACAGAATGGATATAGCTATTAGGGAATTTAGCTAAACTGTAAAATAACAATCTCTCCTTCAAATATGGATCTAAAACTTCCTAGTGCAGATATAAAAGACTTTTTAGATTCTAAGGTAGAACAATACAACAATGCGGATTTTATAGAATCCGATCCTATATCTATACCTCATATGTATACTTCGAAGGAAGATATGGAGATATCTGGTTTTTTAGCAGCGACTATTGCTTGGGGTAATAGAAAGATGATAGTCAAAAATGCTAATAGGTTAATGGATCTAATGGGCAATATGCCCTATGAATTCATTATGGATCACAGAGAGGAACATTTAGAACAATTAGATGGATTTGTACACAGAACATTCAATTCCATTGATTTAAAATATTTTATAAAGTCTCTTAGAAATATCTACAAAAACCATGGAGGCTTAGAAAAAATTTTTTCGGATCATGCCACTGACCATTCCACTCAAAATGCCATTTGTGAATTCAAAAAAATATTTTTTTCCATAGAACACCCCAATAGAACTACTAAACACATCAGTGACCCAAACAAGGGATCTGCCGCCAAAAGAATCAATATGTTCCTGAGGTGGATGTGCAGAAAAGATCTTAAAGGAGTAGATTTTGGGATCTGGTCTTCTATTAAACCATCAGCCCTTTCTTGTCCATTAGATGTCCATTCTGGAAATGTGTCTAGAAAATTAGGCTTGCTCAAGGGAAAACAAAACGATGCCAAAGCGCTATTAGAACTAGATACGACCTTACGCAAATTAGATTCTAACGACCCTGTTAAATACGACTTTGCTCTTTTTGGCCTGGGTGTATTCGAAAAATTTTAGCCTATAAAAACGTGTTACTTTAAAAGTGTGGTGCTTTTTTCTTTAATGCCATTAAAATAACACGTTTTGAATGTGGTGCTTTAATCCTAAAAATAAACTTTACACTTTACGTGATAACGTCCTGCATAATCCTACTCGAATACTTCCCGTATTAATTTTTTAATCGTCAAATTTTCAAGTTTCGATGCTATAGGAGATATATTGTCTTGTCCATTCACCCAATGCATACCATCATTATAAACAATCCCAAGTAAGAAATAAATTTCTGGAACTTCATAACCCACGCTTTGGAGATACTCAAGTTTTTTTCTTGTGCCGTTTATGGAAATAAATTCTGTTCTCTGTGTATCTTCTCCGATTAGTTGGTAAACCAATTCTTCTATTTGAACTCTTACAGCACAACAGACTGCGAAAGGGTCATAGTCAACATCATTTAATAAGTATTTATCCTTTTCTTTTAGGGTAAACTTTTTAAAATGTTCTTCTCGTCCCCATATTTCTGGGATATGCAAGCGCTTAAACTCATCGCTTTGATTAATTTTCATTGTATGGTAGTGAAACAACTTTCCAGAAATATCATCTCTAAGCCCTTCATCTAAATCTTTATTCTCTCTCGCTAGTAATAATTTAGTCATCTCATTACTTATCTTAATCTGAGATTTACAGAGGTAATAGACTTTCTGTTTACTAAATGCGAAATTTTTAAAGTACAAAGGGTTTAAATGTGTTAAAATAAGGGGGTATATATTCCTTCCTTGCTTCTTAAAATCTCTAATAAACTTTGTTATATAGTACTGAGCAGTGATTAGATTAGCATCATCTAAGTAATCAAAAACTTCATCAATAATTAATATGCAATTCCCTTTATTTAACTTGAATTGGGCTTTAAACAACATGGATATAAAATTCAAAATATCTCTTTGCCCATTAGAAATCTCATGTGCTTTAGGGAACTTTACTACAAGTGAGCCACCTGTTTGACTTGTTCTTATATTTTTCCAAGTCGTATTAAAATCATTTAATAAATCATCGAACATTTCTTTATGTAACCTATAATTACTGTATTTACAGGCTGCCTTGAATCGATTTGGATCATTTTGGTATAACCAATGAATTTGGATACTATACAATAGAAAATTTACTACATTTTCGTTAGACACTTTCATGTCAATCATAGTTTTTGTTAGGTTCATCAGAGGTTTGATACCTTTTAAAGTATCTAGTTCATTAACTTTTATCCAATCAAGAAGATTTTCAATTGTTCCTGTTTGCTGATTTACTCTACCTATAAATTCGTTAATTGCATTCGTTGCCTTTACTCCATTAATACGATTTATTAACGAATAATCTTGAGATAGTTTTTGAACCATTACCTTATTATCCAGTACTTCTGATAAAGATAACTTAGAAAGGACTCTTCCACATTTTCCGAATCTATTTTTAAAATCTTTTAAATCATATCCAAAACCCAGACTTGGCGGTATTCCCTTAACGAGAACTACATCTTCAATTTCCATTGACCCAGTTGCACGACCAAATTGACTACCCTTGCCTTTTGCTACTAATGGACTTTTAATTACAAAACAATCCAATTGAGTTTTAATCGTATTTGATTCGTGGTTTGCAAATAGACGCTGAGTAGTTCCATCTGGTTTATTAATAGTTAATTCAATTCTAGGGTTTTTACCTTTATCTCCTTGACACCTCTCATTATCATGAAGATCTATTCTGGCATTGTTCATTCTCGCAAATGCACATGTGAATGAACTTTTTCCAAAACCATTCGGAGCCACTAACAAGCTTGGTCGATTTCTTATAATATTTAGATTGAATGTTTTGTCTTCAATCCCCTTCACATTTTGTATTCTTATTGATATTAACGTCATAATTATTAATATCCCCAATCATTATATGCAATTGGTAAACTATTTAATTCATCCCTATGCAGCCTCCATTTAGGCATAAACTTATCCATCAATGCAATAAACCTATTATTGTGGGTTCTCTCATGCAGATGGACCAACTCATGCACTAAAATGTATTCTAAACAAATAGTTGGTT is a genomic window containing:
- the uvrA gene encoding excinuclease ABC subunit UvrA; the protein is MQSEFIVVLGAKEHNLKNIDVKIPKNKLVVITGLSGSGKSSLAFDTIYAEGQRRYIETFSAYGRKFLGIMERPNVDKIDGLSPVISIDQKTVYKNPRSTVGTITEIYDFLRVLYARCADAYSYETSEKMVSYTDEEIVENILEKNDGKMVYILSSVVRSRKGHYRELFEKISKRGFIQAFVDNELIEITKDLQLDRYKLHDIDIVIDKLSINKANINRISASVKTALDNGEGVMKLYDSKAKNFVYFSRKLMCPTTGISYSTAEPNFFSFNSPKGSCPDCKGLGYSYGVDERKIITDLEKSIKQGGITPLVGKNKSWIYDEIGIILSVYDLTFDTPIKNFPKEAIDIILYGGNKKVSKEIGNIGVSKDFYIDFKGIANFISDNYNNSDSPTLKRWAEKYIDKTICPQCKGLRLNKISLSFKIMDKNISELSQLDLLTSIDFIKKIPDFLNQRQNLIAREILKEISLRVNFLIDLGLGYLSLSRTSDTLSGGEAQRIRLTTQIGSQLVGVTYILDEPSIGLHQIDNIKLISSLKKLRDLGNSVIVVEHDKEVMEHSDYILDMGPFAGVKGGEIVAQGTLEDIKSQSTLTAQYLNNSKAIEIPEKRRCGTGKDLILKGAKGNNLKNIDVVFPLGKMICITGVSGSGKSSLINGTLYPILSKHFYNSVKEPLSYGSIEGIENIDKVVNVNQDPIGRTPRSNPATYVGVLSDIRSVFSVLPDSKIRGYKSGRFSFNVPGGRCESCKGAGVSTLEMHFLPDVYVCCESCNGNRFNRETLEIKYKGKSISDVLNMTVNTAVDFFKNIPKVYKKLKTMRDVGLGYITLGQPSNTISGGEAQRLKLALELSKRHTGKTLYILDEPTTGLHFEDIKVLLDILNKLVEKQNTVIVIEHNMDVIKVVDHIIDIGPKGGVEGGNIVCFGTPESIAENTESSTTMFLKKELNLNDTLN
- a CDS encoding NAD(P)H-dependent flavin oxidoreductase, whose amino-acid sequence is MSDNSLCERLKIKYPIIQAPMAGGIISPEVVSKVSNFGMLGSIPSGYLTIDDIEKFIVEVKSKTSHSFQVNVFADYNEYNLLNLKKPEEIISIEREIGMYESDFFDIPSQSKVSEIVQLTIDHKVRILSTTFGIFNSDDIEKLKRAGVRIMTTINNLEELKIAVSDGGSDVIVFQNSDAGGHVGGFISESSHSDFLSVDNLKREYPSIYIIKSGGVIDKSGVKSALNDSYDGVQIGTGFLMTQESTANDLYKNVLVETKNQDDIIFTSSITGKMAKGIKNKLSSLEIKGKVEYPFLHYATKGIRNFAKGKSMREYQSFWTGKGAIEINEINSLEDFMSSLI
- a CDS encoding FAD/NAD(P)-binding protein; amino-acid sequence: MRLAIVGMGPRGTSLLERIVSHVIELKITDKIELFLIFKNKHLGSGCHDPKISQHIKINTVASQVTMYFGQEMGDCDPIYEGPNLYEWYFENKSQNVDKGDYLSRKDLGEYLNHFYREQKKRMIDNNIVFHEKNEEAIDIVECENGVKIYTTQNEYLVCKCVLCNGHQTFEQSQYEYFKDISKIGELSRKTDKFSIAIQGMGLTAFDIISELTEGAGGIFQDIDNGKLKYIPSGKEPQIYLFSRSGVFLSGRAYNSDTEYIYTPRFFTKEAVDLLKKNNAKLDFRSNILPLVVKELEFAYKDRGGEGELDIDKFFAPERNLNTSSPKEFRDSFMDYLRWDIQQCRLGKFNSPYKFCQDIIRDIRDVLRYAVEYKGLTRESYQDFISAWQSIFNKICVGPPYMRLQQLEALIEAGVCSIEYAKYPKINKGDKYMLYSTYDRENNEVEVDSLIKARIPSLNYRNSKDLLISNISKRYKLFRYGDFFHGGLEIDKTHRIKTESGKVCENIYGLGLITEGSKYFTLVLGRPNMISTFLYDNNKVASHLLGSFI
- the trxA gene encoding thioredoxin, whose translation is MAFEITDSNFQEEILNSDKVSLVDFSATWCGPCKTLSPIIDELHEEFKGKAIVGKLDVDNNQETAGKYGVRSVPTILIIKNGEVVDKHVGVASKEELEKKINAHL
- the gltX gene encoding glutamate--tRNA ligase yields the protein MKKIRVRFAPSPTGPLHLGGVRTALYNYLFAKKHNGDFILRIEDTDANRFVEGAEKYIKESLEWCGIKIDEGDDIGGNYGPYKQSKRKDIYKKFADLLIDKGHAYYAFDTPEELEQMRDRVKKSGGKTWQYNSITRGSMKNSLTLPREDVENRLKNNDQYVIRIKLNRDEDIKFLDEIRGWVSVNTNNMDDKILFKGDGMPTYHLANVVDDHLMEITHVIRGEEWLPSAPLHVVLYKYFGWEAPSLSHLPLILKPDANGKLSKRDGDRLGFSVFPIDWIDPDTKEKYSGYREQGFMPDAFINMLALLGWNPGTPQEIFSMEELIDSFSLDRVGKTGAKFDFEKTKWFNHKYIVNTDNEVLAEKLNPLIEEKKIDIPKDKLIKICGIMKERATFIPDILQEGRYLFERPDYKSIEISEKHKKNLHFMPELKELLEGCDIFTSDKLNLIFKKFLEDRGLAFSGAGPIFRLCITGVSTGPSLFEICEILEKREVIDRMDIAIREFS
- a CDS encoding TIGR02757 family protein is translated as MDLKLPSADIKDFLDSKVEQYNNADFIESDPISIPHMYTSKEDMEISGFLAATIAWGNRKMIVKNANRLMDLMGNMPYEFIMDHREEHLEQLDGFVHRTFNSIDLKYFIKSLRNIYKNHGGLEKIFSDHATDHSTQNAICEFKKIFFSIEHPNRTTKHISDPNKGSAAKRINMFLRWMCRKDLKGVDFGIWSSIKPSALSCPLDVHSGNVSRKLGLLKGKQNDAKALLELDTTLRKLDSNDPVKYDFALFGLGVFEKF